A part of Oncorhynchus masou masou isolate Uvic2021 chromosome 30, UVic_Omas_1.1, whole genome shotgun sequence genomic DNA contains:
- the LOC135522131 gene encoding protein cordon-bleu-like isoform X5 produces the protein MNMEGLDNNITQSIEKHYNGLSTVSIVPCVDARPSTLGQSQSVMNISRMSPRIEIKKRRAPPAPTPCQGCYTLEAYQVAPDSETLRKRKAPAPPPTPTTSVTPAPSTPAPFISAQMAASPSPAPSSPTPSLPAEEDSGSELSNGSVYSSSSSSSGVAAGTSVADTSMADSDSASSRADVSKPGPDSTPSSSAAMADSSRDAAPSKVVTGPRSKTMINVASYSAPTSKVEKVDSTPSSNADKAKPTPYLSRSTTPEETRGESALGLKLDETENNRHSAMGAECPVPLKPLRTPVREPPQLVIPPPSQYPPPPSDPDSPDASPESHGEEVPQSWLHSRRLSVAGPQTPDTEAEETLSMGSSGSGSFQDQGYAASEGMAEDSGLVSSPLASDTTHPTSPVGSLSLGSSGSSHPMIHPLTKDCSSDSDEGCATWGSRHRHSSDISHNDKAGKTKDIYDEDPELTTHFNQTLADLDADLADISHIDAVSVQEHPYVMSTESNDIPVSVVDMEVPVTAIDEVLEDYETQSMTDHQATLMSSSQRTDNKDLNHSHHHSSVGGIQNKNNNACTSDGSSKVSSAQPQPAQRLKSPGKKLANGTTGKDHTAVVSKTKVEVQRWESAPSAERKASPVNSSLAVPESHSKSPEEEVPTYRGHAASQSQTKITCSPVSRFGMKTFTIVPPKPAVATRPQKPAEAPATLTTGAIRIDDQGNMVKVAIARNKFGGSSESGINKDDSVSPLLGNAKTFRSSSEKQDTSAHSVPTSRGPVPFTKTQSPESEVHKPTHRVVASEPPAAKATPKETCKDVVEVTKDISQEAEGKASVPVSETPVQQKTMKLNPSFLQDQKRNLSFLKPSRRTSSQYVASAIAKYAVKPTMAKADNIHEVPSELSDPMRRTPGSYGYQKEGRSFHVNPQRSAGTSTNVPVKKESSSGSGSYHAGAKCYPEYLSAEKLVVSGESTQGVDRSGYGSSSTLRVAGRNSKSLDSDTVANNTKQHGPNSPSPRQMTPAPQSPTKQVPAISKPSQGQPPAETLGPKSHPVLAKKPEPPRAAAASNDLPEPQQVSLFGPVKKFKPVIMKSVQMDTSLHTTLMSAIQCGDGKERLRKVSDSSASSTLKKSSFVEEENERCALLAAIRGQSNSAGLRKTISQAAEELDKFRKTEEDVCDAFPAMPPPPPFVPPPPPPPSMLPPPPPPSTQPKPTVVGEPLGAGRNPALARDAMLEAIRSGSAADRLKKVNAPTKTVQVNGRLGTIQAASSLSQGQ, from the exons ggcCTGTCCACAGTGTCCATCGTGCCCTGTGTGGACGCGCGTCCCAGCACCCTGGGCCAGTCCCAGTCCGTCATGAACATCTCCAGGATGTCCCCCAGGATAGAGATTAAGAAGAGGCGTGCCCCCCCGGCCCCCACACCCTGCCAGGGCTGCTACACACTGGAGGCCTACCAG gtggcaCCTGACTCAGAGACACTGAGGAAGAGGAAGGCCCCGGCACCCCCTCCTACCCCTACTACCTCTGTTACCCCAGCTCCTAGCACCCCAGCACCTTTCATCTCTGCCCAGATGGCcgcctctccctccccagcccccAGCTCTCCGACCCCCAGCCTGCCTGCGGAGGAGGACTCTGGCTCTGAGCTGAGCAATGGGTCTGtctacagcagcagcagtagcagtagtgggGTCGCCGCCGGCACCTCTGTCGCTGACACCTCAATGGCCGACTCTGACTCCGCCTCCAGCAGGGCTGATGTGTCCAAGCCCGGCCCTGATTCCACCCCCAGCAGCAGTGCTGCCATGGCTGACTCCTCCCGAGACGCCGCCCCCAGCAAGGTTGTCACCGGCCCCAGGAGCAAGACTATGATCAATGTCGCCTCTTACTCCGCCCCTACCAGCAAGGTTGAAAAGGTTGACTCCACCCCCAGCAGCAACGCTGACAAGGCCAAGCCCACCCCCTACTTGTCCCGCAGTACCacaccagaggagaccagaggagaatCTGCTCTTGGCCTGAAACTAGACGAGACGGAGAACAACCGACACAGCGCCATGG GTGCTGAATGTCCAGTGCCACTCAAACCTCTGCGAACCCCAGTACGGGAGCCCCCCCAGTTAGTTATCCCCCCACCCTCGCAgtaccctccccctccctcagaccCAGACTCCCCCGATGCCTCACCAGAGAGCCATGGGGAGGAGGTCCCTCAGT CTTGGCTGCACTCTCGGCGTCTCTCTGTGGCAGGACCCCAGACCCCAGACACAGAGGCAGAGGAGACTTTATCCATGGGCAGCAGTGGCAGTGGCAGCTTCCAGGACCAGGGCTATGCAGCCTCCGAGGGCATGGCTGAGGACTCTGGCCTGGTCAGCTCCCCCTTGGCCTCCGACACCACTCACCCTACCTCCCCTGTCGGGAGCCTCTCCCTGGGCTCTTCTGGCTCCTCTCACCCCATGATCCATCCCCTCACCAAGGACTGTTCTAGTGATAGTGACGAGGGCTGTGCCACGTGGGGCTCCAGACACAG ACACAGCAGTGATATCAGCCACAACGACAAAGCAGGCAAAACAAAGGACATCTATGACGAGGACCCAGAGCTCACCACTCATTTCAACCAGACTCTGGCTGATCTGGATGCTGATCTAGCAG ATATAAGTCACATAGATGCTGTTTCAGTGCAAGAGCACCCCTACGTGATGTCCACTGAGAGCAATGACATCCCCGTGTCTGTGGTGGATATGGAGGTCCCGGTCACAGCCATAGATGAAGTCCTGGAGGATTACGAGACACAGAGCATGACGGATCACCAAGCCACACTAATGAGTAGCTCTCAAAGAACGGACAATAAAGACCTGAACCACAGTCATCATCATTCAAGTGTTGGTGGCAtacagaacaaaaacaacaacgccTGTACGTCTGACGGCTCCAGCAAAGTCAGCTCTGCTCAACCACAGCCCGCGCAGCGCCTCAAATCACCAGGGAAGAAGCTTGCCAATGGCACCACGGGGAAAGACCATACAGCAGTGGTCTCTAAGACTAAAGTAGAAGTTCAAAGATGGGAGTCAGCTCCCTCAGCTGAGAGGAAAGCCTCACCTGTCAACAGCTCTCTCGCTGTCCCAGAGAGCCATTCCAAGTCCCCTGAGGAAGAGGTTCCCACCTATAGAGGCCACGCTGCCTCACAGTCACAAACAAAAATCACATGTAGCCCTGTCTCCCGATTTGGTATGAAGACATTCACTATCGTCCCTCCCAAGCCCGCAGTTGCAACCCGGCCTCAGAAGCCAGCAGAGGCCCCGGCCACTCTGACAACAGGTGCCATTAGAATTGACGATCAGGGTAACATGGTCAAAGTAGCCATCGCCCGAAACAAGTTTGGCGGATCCTCTGAGTCTGGGATCAACAAAGATGACTCTGTCTCACCACTCCTGGGGAATGCCAAAACATTCCGGAGCTCCTCGGAGAAGCAGGACACTTCTGCACATTCGGTCCCCACTAGTAGAGGGCCTGTCCCTTTCACAAAGACCCAGAGCCCAGAGTCTGAGGTCCACAAACCCACCCATCGGGTCGTAGCCTCTGAGCCACCTGCAGCCAAGGCAACACCTAAGGAAACATGCAAAGATGTGGTTGAGGTAACAAAGGACATCTCACAGGAAGCAGAGGGCAAGGCCTCAGTTCCAGTTTCAGAGACTCCTGTGCAGCAGAAGACTATGAAACTGAACCCTAGTTTTCTCCAAGATCAGAAGAGAAATCTTTCCTTCCTCAAGCCGTCCAGGAGAACATCCAGTCAGTACGTAGCTTCTGCCATTGCTAAATACGCTGTGAAGCCCACCATGGCCAAAGCTGACAACATCCATGAAGTACCATCGGAGTTGTCTGACCCCATGAGAAGAACACCTGGCAGTTACGGCTATCAGAAAGAGGGTCGATCCTTTCATGTAAATCCACAGCGTTCCGCTGGTACATCTACTAATGTACCAGTGAAGAAGGAGAGCAGCTCTGGGTCTGGGTCCTATCACGCCGGTGCTAAATGTTACCCTGAATACCTCTCTGCAGAGAAACTGGTAGTCTCTGGTGAGTCGACGCAAGGAGTGGACAGGAGTGGTTATGGGAGCAGTTCTACCCTGCGAGTTGCTGGACGAAACTCCAAGTCACTGGACTCTGATACAGTGGCCAATAACACTAAGCAGCATGGGCCcaacagtcccagtcccagacagATGACACCAGCACCACAATCCCCCACTAAACAGGTACCTGCCATCTCCAAGCCCTCGCAGGGTCAACCACCTGCAGAGACACTAGGTCCCAAAAGTCATCCAGTCCTGGCAAAGAAGCCTGAACCACCACGAGCAGCTGCTGCCAGCAACGACCTCCCAGAGCCCCAGCAGGTCAGTCTGTTTGGGCCGGTGAAGAAGTTCAAACCTGTGATCATGAAGTCGGTCCAGATGGACACGTCGCTACACACCACTCTGATGTCGGCCATCCAGTGTGGGGATGGGAAGGAGAGGCTCAgaaag GTATCGGACTCAAGTGCAAGCAGCACTTTGAAGAAATCGTCCTTTGTTGAGGAAGAGAATGAGCGATGTGCGCTACTGGCAGCCATTAGAGGCCAAAGTAACTCTGCAGGGCTAAGGAAG ACCATATCCCAGGCTGCAGAGGAGCTTGACAAGTTCAGGAAGACTGAGGAGGATGTGTGTGATGCCTTCCCTGCcatgcctccccctcctccatttgTGCCTCCGccacctccacccccctctatgctccctcctcctccccctccctccactcagcCCAAGCCCACTGTGGTGggggagcctctgggggctgggCGGAATCCCGCTCTGGCCCGGGACGCAATGCTGGAGGCCATCCGCTCTGGCTCTGCAGCTGATCGCCTGAAGAAG GTCAATGCCCCCACAAAAACAGTTCAAGTGAACGGTAGACTTGGTACTATACAAGCAGCATCATCCCTCTCACAAGGACAATAA